The nucleotide sequence TTCGTGGATAACTTGGATTCGCCCTAACAATGTCacaatcaaccaaatttttgGATCAACTTCGGGTTTGGGTATGTTCCCTaattccttttcctttgaCTGGAACCAAATTGCTGGTTACTTTGGTTCACCATTGATTCCACCTGCTGGTACTATTGGTACAATATTTCTTTCGATGGTTCTCATATTTTGGGTGGTTGTTCCAGCTATTTCATTTACCAACACTTGGTATGGTGATTACTTGCCAATCTCATCTTCGGGATCTTACGAcagaaaacaacaaacataTAATGTCACTAGAATCGTGGACTCTAAGACATTaactttcaaaaaagaagagtaTGAAAAGTATTCACCATTGTTTTTGTCAACCACATTCGCCATCTCTTATGGCTTATCTTTTGCTGCCATCTTGGCAACTGTTGTTCACACTGTTTTGTTCCATGGTCaagaaatcatcaatcaattcaaacttAAAGAGAAGCCAGATGTTCACAATAGGCTAATGGCTCGTTACAAAAGAGTTCCTGAATGGTGGTTCTTAATCTCGTTCTTGGTCTTTTTTGCCATGTCAATTGCCACTGTCAGAGCTTGGGATACAGAAATGCCAGTGTGGGCCTTGATTGTGGCTCTTCTTATTGCCATCTTCTTTTTACTTCCTGTTTCTGTCATCTTTGCTAGAACTAACATTAGTGTTGGTTTGAATGTTGTTACTGAATTCATTGTCGGTTACATGCTTCCAGGTAGGCCAATTGCCATgatgtttttcaaaactttcGGTTACATCACCAATAATCAGGCTGTTACTTTTGCTCAAGATATGAAATTGGGTCATTATATGAAGATCTCTCCTTACAACATGTTCTTTTCGCAATTCACTGCTGCTATTTGGTcttgttttgttcaaattggtgTTATGAGATGGGCTTATGGTgcaattgacaaattatGTGAAGCTGATCAACCGTCAAAATTCACTTGTCCTGGAGCTAAAGTGTTCTTCAATGCATCGATCATTTGGGGTGTCATTGGACCACAACGTCAATTTTCTCATGGACAATTGTATTATGGAACATTgtatttcttcatcattggtGCAATTCTTCCAGTCATCAGTTGgttaattttgaaaaaatacCCAAACAGTGTACTCAAGTACTTGCACTGGCCTGTGTTCTTTTCTGGTACCGGTTACATTCCACCAGCAACACCATTCAACTATACCTCGTATTGCCTTGTTGGCTTATTCTTTGGTTGGTGGGTCAAGAAGAAGTTTTTCCACTGGTGGACCAAGTACAACTATTCTTTGTCTGCTGGATTGGATATTGGGTTAGCTTGGAGTCTTTTGATTATTTCATTGGCCATGGGTTTGACACAAACCGATTTCCCAAGTTGGTGGGGAAACAATGTCGTTAATGGAACTCTTGACACCAATGTGTCGACAAATATTAGAaagcttttgaaagatgGGGAAACTTTTGGACCATCGACGTGGTAGTTTAATTTAGGGGTAGATAGGTAAATGTTTATTTTTCAGGCGTAAATCGAACCTTGATTGGGGGAGGGGGGGTTATTTTAGTGAGGCGAAATAGCACTCTCGGTAGTTATAGAGTTGCGAAAGTTGGTAGAGTTAGAACCAACTGAATAGCAGTCCCGCGTAGTCTTTAGTTGAATTGGATCGGACTTCATTCACTTCATTTCTCGGTACGAGCTTGCTACTTTTTATCACTAAAGCAATAGCGTGCTCAATTGATGAGAATATTTTGATCGAGACGGAACGACATGactcaaaatcaatcaagatgtatatatttttgtttacattgTCTGGCAAAAAATAGAACAAGTCTTTTCTGTTTACATAttaaagagaaaaaaataccAAAAAATAATGTAGCCGACGAGATTTGAACTCGCGCATCCGAAGATACCAGGAAAGTATGGTAAAGTTTTGACCTTACCCTGGCGCCTTAACCGCTCGGCCACGGCTACTTATTTGTTGACAAACTTGGGTTTTGCTCTAATAAACAACCTATAAATTTAGATGAAATATACTATTAGTAGGTATAAATGAGATACCATGTAACCTGCTGTATTTAGAGCCCCATTCagttttcttcttgaaaagtttaataGTATTTACGTGTCTTCATTGTAGTTGTTGCCATATGAAAGTAGTTTACTTCAGTGGATGATCTTCTCCTCTTTCTAGCGAAGTATATTTCTTTATATCTTCGACTATCGTTTGGTGGTTCTAGTTCCGCAATGACATGTCCCGTGTCTTAGCGTCGCCGATTGACAGCAAAGTATTGATTGGTGTTGCTGTCTCTATCGGTATCTTGATGTAAAGATGAGACGCACACCTCATGATAAGTTTGCTCAAAGACAAGATTTTTCCgcttttgaaatctttgtTGCTTTATGCTTAATTTAgttcaaattgttgcaaaaaaaatacaaacacTACATTCTTGCgaattaatcaatttccGTTACTAGAAACTGCAGACACAAACGCATCCACATCTCATCTCATTTATTGACCTACTGATTGGCTTTTGGATATTCATAAAAGTGTACTTAATTATCAACGACAGGACGTAAACATAGTCAATTCCCTACAACATACATAATGTCGAGAAAAAATCGCGGCAAGCCCTGAAGAGGCACCCTAAATTACCTAATTAAAATAACACTATTTAATTTTCTACATAATGGTACAACACTTGCTACCGGAGCTACTCTTGTTTTCCTTGGTCGATTGATTTTCTCTTGCCTTTGCTGGTTCCACCTTTTTTGGCTGCTCAGCTTCaggttgatttgaaactgGTTGTTCCACTTTTTGcttttccttttgttgCTTTTTCTCAGCACTGATGGCTGCTTCTTTCCTCATTATTTGTCTAACCACGTCAATGAatgcttcatcaacattcGTCTTGTACATGGCACTTGTTTCATAAAATGGCACTAACCCCCAATCCTGACTTACCTTCACCCCATCCTCTATGCTCAAAACTCTATCTTCTTCCAAGTCACATTTATTTCCCACCAATACCATGGGGACATTATCGCTGTCCTTGATTCTCAACACTTGCTCGCGCAAGGCTAAAAGTTCCTTCAACGAGTTTTCGTCAGTAACCGAGTACACTAATAAAAACCCTTTCCCACTTTTTATGTACAATTCCCTCATGGCTGTAAATTGAGCTACACCGGCTGTATCcaatatttccaaatcacATGCACGACCGTCAACTTCTATCTGCTTCCTATAAGAATCCTCAATCGTTGGATCATAGCTTTCAATGTATACACCTTGTACAAACTGCACGGTTATAGAAGATTTCCCTACACCACCGGCACCTAGAACAACAATCTTGTAATCTGAGGCAAGTTAGTAAGAAGCTTTTTTCTTGGAGTTTCATTGATCAAACATACCTCTCATTTGCTATAGAGTCTTGTCGTTGTattgattttttgtttacattttttttttaattttttcctCCAGTTTTTGACGATTAGACGAAAACTAACATTGAAAGAGATAATTGCAACTACACCGAGGAACATAGGATATAAACGTACAGATTTTCGGGGGTTGCTTTAACTACTCTCCACTTATTAACGACGAGATACCCAATAAACCAAGTAgtccaaatttgaaatactGGTTTTCGCTAATTAAAATAGTGATGTACCCAATGAATGGCAAGTATGCTTTGACTGTTCCCACGAGGTCATTCTTCTGATTAAGATAGCTCTGCTTTTTCGCGTACAATGACAAATCGTCAACAGCATTGTTATCACCTTtggtcaacaacaattgtttctCCAGATTATGATGTTCTCTCAACACACGATGGACAATTGGAATACTCTTCCCTTCAATCTCGTAAACAACGATATCACCAACCTTTTGCCTTTGATCTCTGTTCCATAAGAATAATATATCGCCTCTTTGGAAAGCAGGCTCCATTGATCCCGATaagacaacaacaattggcGAATGCAGGTTTGCCACTACCGACAAGGTCTTCCATAGCATAAAAGCAGAAGAAAAGACATACGCGAGTGATAAGAACTGAGTGATTTGTTGGCGGAGATTCATGATGGGGCAAAACCTTTTGATACGTGTAAATAAgagaaataaaaatttggaaaaattgttttgcgTTGTTCTAAAttctttatcaaacaaCTAAAGGATAGCATGGTATCAACAGACTCCCCTGAACCCAAAGAACCAAGAGGGAACACAAATCCACCTCCAACAAGGCGAACGCCATCTCTAAGGACAGCTATATCAAATGCGGTAGATACGCCTCCCAaaatattgacaaatacCAGGCCCCAAATGTCATCCATTCAGCAACCAGTTTCCCAAGATCAACATTCCAATGTTCCTACACGAAATGCAAGCGTGTCTTTTAATCAAACTGAATCACAAGAGCGTTTGCGTAGATTTACCATCTCGTCACAGCCATCTTCTACAAATGTAGCTTTACAGGAGAACAATTTTgaaccatcatcatcaaacacgCCTTCTAGACAAACGTcattaaagaaaaagaataacgACGCACTTTCTTTCAACGTGAAACCGGCAGTCCCGGCGCGCGAGCTTACTCCAAAACTCGACGAAAGTGTTCCAGCTCGGTTGAATACTCCAAGCCCCACACACGTGGAAAA is from Candida orthopsilosis Co 90-125, chromosome 1 draft sequence and encodes:
- a CDS encoding Opt1 oligopeptide transporter; the protein is MEKIKNMLVRGGRIVENELGSEHANHDLNEKAAEIASQEVANDDFEADRKIVDLDLVVSKSQEFDPVTSRLVDDIINDDYAAVHVEDDSPYPEVRAAVPSSDDYDMPQATIRAWTLGLILTTIGSAMNMYFSLHQPTITITTLVTSILAYPMGRFWAWCCPNWKIFGIPLNPGPFNLKEHAVITIMANASFNSGPAYSTDILVSMNKFYGIDFGVGFALVCTLATNMIGFSMGGLIRRVVVDSPSAIWPQNLVTCTFLTNMHINENHPANGWKISRLAFFLTVFIVGFFYYWFPGYIFTALSNFSWITWIRPNNVTINQIFGSTSGLGMFPNSFSFDWNQIAGYFGSPLIPPAGTIGTIFLSMVLIFWVVVPAISFTNTWYGDYLPISSSGSYDRKQQTYNVTRIVDSKTLTFKKEEYEKYSPLFLSTTFAISYGLSFAAILATVVHTVLFHGQEIINQFKLKEKPDVHNRLMARYKRVPEWWFLISFLVFFAMSIATVRAWDTEMPVWALIVALLIAIFFLLPVSVIFARTNISVGLNVVTEFIVGYMLPGRPIAMMFFKTFGYITNNQAVTFAQDMKLGHYMKISPYNMFFSQFTAAIWSCFVQIGVMRWAYGAIDKLCEADQPSKFTCPGAKVFFNASIIWGVIGPQRQFSHGQLYYGTLYFFIIGAILPVISWLILKKYPNSVLKYLHWPVFFSGTGYIPPATPFNYTSYCLVGLFFGWWVKKKFFHWWTKYNYSLSAGLDIGLAWSLLIISLAMGLTQTDFPSWWGNNVVNGTLDTNVSTNIRKLLKDGETFGPSTW
- a CDS encoding Rsr1 RAS-related protein, giving the protein MRDYKIVVLGAGGVGKSSITVQFVQGVYIESYDPTIEDSYRKQIEVDGRACDLEILDTAGVAQFTAMRELYIKSGKGFLLVYSVTDENSLKELLALREQVLRIKDSDNVPMVLVGNKCDLEEDRVLSIEDGVKVSQDWGLVPFYETSAMYKTNVDEAFIDVVRQIMRKEAAISAEKKQQKEKQKVEQPVSNQPEAEQPKKVEPAKARENQSTKENKSSSGSKCCTIM
- a CDS encoding Sec11 protein (S. cerevisiae homolog SEC11 has peptidase activity, has role in signal peptide processing, protein targeting to ER and localizes to signal peptidase complex), whose translation is MNLRQQITQFLSLAYVFSSAFMLWKTLSVVANSHSPIVVVLSGSMEPAFQRGDILFLWNRDQRQKVGDIVVYEIEGKSIPIVHRVLREHHNSEKQLLLTKGDNNAVDDLSLYAKKQSYLNQKNDLVGTVKAYLPFIGYITILISENQYFKFGLLGLLGISSLISGE